One Microcebus murinus isolate Inina chromosome 10, M.murinus_Inina_mat1.0, whole genome shotgun sequence DNA segment encodes these proteins:
- the APOBEC1 gene encoding C->U-editing enzyme APOBEC-1 produces MTSEKGPSAGDPTLKRRIEPWEFEAFFDPRELRKEACLLYEIKWGASHRIWRNTGKNTASHAEVNFIEKFTSERDSDSPISCSITWFLSWSPCWECSKAIREFLSQHPRVTLVIYVARLFWHVDQQNRQGLRDLINSGVTVQVMRVSEYCHCWRNFVNYPPGKEASCPTYPPLWTTLYALELHCIILSLPPCLKISRKRQNQLTFFRLTLQNCHYQTIPPHILLATGLIQPSVTWR; encoded by the exons GTCCTTCAGCCGGTGACCCCACTCTGAA GAGGAGAATTGAGCCCTGGGAATTTGAAGCCTTCTTTGACCCCAGAGAACTGCGCAAAGAGGCCTGTCTGCTCTATGAAATCAAGTGGGGCGCAAGCCACAGGATCTGGAGAAACACAGGCAAAAACACTGCCAGTCACGCTGAAGtaaactttatagaaaaatttaccTCAGAAAGAGATTCTGACTCTCCCATCAGCTGCTCCATCACCTGGTTCTTGTCCTGGAGTCCCTGTTGGGAATGTTCCAAAGCTATTAGAGAATTTCTGAGCCAACACCCCAGGGTGACTCTGGTCATCTACGTAGCACGGCTGTTTTGGCACGTGGATCAACAAAACCGGCAAGGACTCAGGGACCTCATCAACAGCGGGGTCACTGTCCAGGTTATGAGAGTCTCAG AGTACTGTCACTGCTGGAGGAATTTTGTCAACTACCCACCTGGGAAAGAAGCTTCCTGTCCAACATACCCACCTCTGTGGACGACGCTGTATGCACTGGAACTGCACTGCATAATCCTG AGTCTTCCACCCTGTTTAAAGATTTCAAGAAAACGTCAAAATCAGCTTACATTTTTCAGACTTACTCTTCAAAATTGCCATTACCAAACGATTCCGCCCCACATCCTTTTAGCCACAGGGTTGATTCAGCCTTCTGTGACTTGGAGATGA